The following are encoded in a window of Psilocybe cubensis strain MGC-MH-2018 chromosome 4, whole genome shotgun sequence genomic DNA:
- a CDS encoding Ubiquitin-activating enzyme E1 1, which translates to MADSASLANKMDIDEAAIDEGLYSRQLYVLGHEAMKKMAASNVLIVGMRGLGVEIAKNIALAGVKSVTIYDPEPVTVQDLSSQFFLRAEDVGKSRAAATLPRLAELNTYVPVRDLGGNPGEEITVDLVKGFHVVVLCEVSYQKQLEINDWTHEHGVHFVAAETRGLFGSAFNDFGSKFTCVDTTGEQPLSGMIVSVDKDTEGVVTCLDETRHGLEDGDFVTFSEVQGMTELNGCEPRKITVKGPYTFSIGDTSSLGDYKTGGIFTQVKMPKILNFKSLRESLKSPEFFISDFAKFDRPALLHVGFQALSDFATRHNRLPKARNEEDANAVVALAKELDPDVDEKILKELAYQATGDLPAMNAVLGGFVAQEVLKACSAKFHPMFQHLYFDSLESLPNELPKEADCQPIGSRYDGQIAVFGKTFQDKVANHRQFLVGSGAIGCEMLKNWSLMGVASGPNGIIHVTDLDTIEKSNLNRQFLFRAKDLGKFKAEVAAIAVADMNPDLSGKILAKQEPVGPATENIYDEAFFDGIDGVTNALDNVKARLYMDQRCVFYRKPLLDSGTLGTKGNVQVIIPNLTESYASSQDPPEKETPSCTIKNFPNAINHTIEWSRTQFDNLFVKPAQAANAYLSEPNYLESTLKYSGQQKEQIEQIVSFLVTNKPLTFEECIIWARLQFERDYNNDIQQLLFSLPKDATTSTGQPFWSGPKRAPDPLVFNANDPTHLDYIIAAANLHAFNYGLRGETNPAIFRKVVESIIVPEFTPKSGVKVQISDNDPVPQNNAGADVDTEDLARQLPSPSSLAGYRLTPCEFEKDDDTNHHIDFITAASNLRAMNYNITPADKHTTKQIAGKIIPAIATTTSLVTGLVCLELYKIIDGKKRLEDYKNGFVNLALPFFGFSEPIAAKKSKYRDVEWTLWDRFEFTNDPTLKDIVEYFEREHKLSVTMVSQGVSMLWNSWIGKKKSDERLPMKFSHLVEHVSKKPIPPHSKHLVVEVMVTDEEDEDVEVPFIVVKI; encoded by the exons ATGGCCGATTCTGCCAGCCTTGCCAATAAGATGGATATCGACGAGGCCGCGATCGATGAAGGTCTCTATTCTCGCCAACT TTATGTGCTGGGGCATGAAG CTatgaagaagatggctgCATCCAATGTGCTCATCGTCGGAATGCGAGGTCTTGGTGTCGAAATCG CCAAGAATATTGCACTCGCTGGTGTGAAATCAGTTACTATCTATGACCCAGAGCCTGTCACTGTTCAGGATCTTAGCTCGCAA TTTTTCCTACGAGCCGAAGATGTCGGAAAATCGCGAGCTGCAGCGACTCTACCGCGATTGGCTGAGCTCAACACTTACGTTCCCGTTCGAGATCTCGGCGGAAACCCTGGGGAAGAAATAACGGTCGACCTCGTTAAAGGTTTCCAT GTTGTCGTCCTTTGCGAGGTATCATATCAGAAGCAGTTGGAAATTAATGACTGGACCCATGAACATGGCGTACACTTCGTTGCCGCTGAGACTAGGGGCCTTTTTGG ATCCGCGTTTAACGATTTTGGCTCGAAATTTACCTGTGTAGACACCACCGGCGAACAGCCACTGAGTGGGATGATTGTCTCTGTTGACAAG GATACAGAGGGTGTTGTTACTTGCCTTGACGAGACAAGACATGGTTTAGAAGATGGTGACTTTGTCACCTTCTCTGAGGTTCAAGGAATGACGGAACTCAACGGATGTGAGCCCCGAAAGATTACTGTTAAGGGACCGTACACCTTCAGTATTGGCGACACTTCAAGCCTTGGCGATTACAAAACTGGAGGAATCTTTACTCAAGTTAAGATGCCGAAGATTCTGAACTTT AAATCTCTCAGAGAGTCCCTCAAGAGCCCAGAATTCTTCATCAGCGATTTCGCCAAATTTGATCGTCCTGCCCTCCTACATGTTGGATTTCAGGCGCTGTCAGACTTTGCTACTCGCCACAACCGACTTCCCAAAGCACGAAATGAAGAGGATGCTAATGCCGTCGTTGCTTTGGCGAAGGAACTGGACCCTGACGTGGACGAAAAAATTCTGAAGGAGCTTGCTTATCAGGCTACTGGTGATTTACCTGCTATGAATGCAGTCCTTGGAGGGTTTGTTGCTCAAGAGGTACTCAAAGCCTGCTCTGCCAAGTTTCACCCAATGTTTCAACATCTGTATTTCGACTCTTTGGAGTCATTGCCGAACGAGTTACCTAAGGAAGCGGATTGCCAGCCTATTGGATCGAGATATGATGGTCAAATAGCAGTCTTTGGCAAAACTTTCCAAGACAAGGTGGCAAATCACCGGCAGTTCCTTGTGGGGTCGGGGGCCATCGGGTGTGAGATGCTCAAGAACTGGAGTTTAATGGGTGTCGCTTCTGGTCCAAACGGCATAATTCATGTCACAGATTTGGATACCATTGAAAAGAGCAATCTTAATCGTCAATTCCTTTTCAGAGCCAAAGATCTCGGTAAATTTAAGGCTGAGGTTGCTGCTATCGCGGTCGCAGATATGAATCCCGATCTGTCAGGCAAGATTCTGGCTAAGCAGGAACCTGTCGGACCCGCAACTGAAA ATATCTATGATGAGGCGTTCTTTGACGGCATTGATGGAGTAACGAACGCATTGGATAATGTGAAAGCTC GTTTGTATATGGACCAACGCTGTGTCTTTTATCGCAAGCCGCTACTGGACTCTGGAACTCTCGGCACCAAAGGAAATGTCCAAGTTATCATTCCAAACCTTACGGAATCATATGCTTCGTCGCAAGATCCTCCTGAGAAGGAAACACCTTCCTGTACGATCAAGAACTTCCCCAATGCCATTAACCACACCATTGAG TGGAGTCGTACTCAATTTGACAACTTGTTTGTTAAACCTGCTCAAGCCGCCAATGCTTACCTTTCGGAGCCCAATTATCTAGAAAGCACATTGAAGTATTCGGGTCAACagaaagaacaaattgaGCAGATTGTATCTTTCTTGGTCACTAATAAACCTTTGACTTTTGAGGAATGCATTATCTGGGCTCGTTTGCAATTTGAGCGGGATTACAACAACGACATCCAGCAACTTTTGTTCAGTTTGCCCAAGGATGCTACAACCAGCACTGGACAGCCTTTCTGGAGCGGACCCAAGAGAGCACCTGATCCTCTTGTTTTTAACGCCAATGAT CCTACTCATCTGGACTACATTATTGCTGCAGCCAATCTGCATGCTTTCAACTATGGCCTTCGTGGTGAAACAAATCCGGCCATCTTTCGAAAAGTAGTGGAATCAATCATTGTACCTGAATTCACACCAAAGAGCGGTGTCAAAGTACAAATTTCCGACAATGACCCAGTTCCTCAAAACAACGCCGGAGCAG ATGTCGATACAGAAGACTTGGCCCGCCaacttccttctccttcttctcttgcAGGATATCGCCTCACTCCTTGCGAATTCGAGAAGGATGACGACACTAATCATCATATTGATTTCATCACGGCTGCTTCCAACCTTCGGGCCATGAACTACAACATCACCCCCGCTGACAAGCATACAACAAAGCAGATCGCTGGAAAAATTATTCCAGCCATTGCCACTACCACATCACTTGTCACAGGATTAGTGTGCTTGGAGCTTTACAAG ATTATTGATGGAAAGAAACGCCTAGAAGACTACAAGAACGGCTTCGTCAACCTGGCCTTACCTTTCTTTGGCTTCTCAGAGCCTATTGCAGCCAAGAAATCCAAGTATAGAGATGTTGAGTGGACACTGTGGGACCGGTTCGAGTTTACAAACGACCCTACATTAAAAGATATTGTGGAATACTTTGAGAGAGAGCACAAGCTTTCGGTTACAATGGTTAGCCAGGGCGTGAGCATGCTTTGGAACTCTTGGATTGGAAAGAAGAAG AGCGACGAGAGGCTGCCTATGAAGTTCAGCCACCTGGTTGAACATGTCAGCAAGAAGCCCATTCCTCCTCACTCTAAGCACCTTGTTGTTGAGGTCATGGTGacagatgaggaagatgaagatgtcGAG GTCCCATTCATTGTCGTCAAGATCTAA
- a CDS encoding electron carrier: MSPTAVYAHPQTVSVAASHSSKGPALVIGSLSTAQDGRYQALVSELEPTRRVDKQLLDRLVDQATTLEPASYASVHVSLSPSDYESLQPKLSPLLAQLLSGLTPLGTLHLLNLSSVFQTLPSELTLAGFNILSSLPDTGTLVAQKPAQSGGSLSLKNRPASAVPLMKLNRKVDPAKKQALWAITSSPSTPLVDAEALLTPADKARPVPVCEPVNAAAPRRKKACKGCTCGLAELEEEERKNSKVVILDGSQDGVAREVDQSEKERLIKAANAAPKATSSCGSCFLGDAFRCASCPYLGLPAFKPGEKVEIDFGMDDL, from the exons ATGTCTCCAACGGCCGTATATGCGCATCCCCAGACAGTGTCCGTCGCTGCCTCACACAGCAGCAAGGGCCCTGCCCTCGTCATCGGCTCGTTGTCCACTGCTCAGGATGGCAGATATCAGGCTCTTGTCTCGGAGCTAGAGCCCACACGGAGGGTCGACAAGCAGCTCTTGGACAGACTGGTCGATCAAG CGACCACTCTGGAGCCGGCGTCGTATGCGTCGGTCCACGTCAGTCTGTCGCCGTCGGACTACGAGTCGCTGCAACCCAAGCTCTCGCCGCTTCTCGCACAGCTCCTGTCCGGTCTCACGCCCCTAGGcaccctccacctcctcaacctctccTCCGTGTTCCAGACTCTCCCTTCAGAGCTCACCCTCGCAGGGTTCAACATCCTCTCCTCGCTCCCAGACACCGGCACCCTCGTCGCACAGAAACCGGCCCAGAGCGGCGGATCGCTGTCTCTGAAGAACCGGCCCGCCTCTGCTGTCCCTCTCATGAAGCTCAATCGAAAGGTCGATCCCGCGAAGAAGCAGGCTCTGTGGGCCATCACATCGTCCCCGTCCACGCCCCTCGTTGATGCCGAGGCGCTGCTCACACCAGCGGACAAGGCCCGCCCCGTACCTGTGTGTGAACCCGTGAATGCCGCCGCCCCGCGCCGGAAGAAGGCGTGCAAAGGGTGCACCTGCGGCCTGGCGGAGctcgaggaagaggagcgCAAAAATAGCAAGGTCGTCATTCTCGATGGCTCCCAGGACGGTGTCGCCAGAGAGGTCGATCAGAGTGAAAAGGAGCGCCTGATCAAGGCGGCCAATGCTGCCCCAAAGGCCACAAGCAGTTGCGGCAGCTGCTTTTTGGGAGACGCCTTCCGCTGCGCGAGCTGTCCATACCTGG GTCTGCCCGCGTTCAAGCCAGGGGAAAAAGTCGAGATCGACTTTGGCATGGACGATCTGTAA
- a CDS encoding Cactin, translating into MESQAIYRARRKRDKSEERRARKAEKRRIKEEEEARRVAELSIYSATDNPFHDVNLDQQFNWHKKNEMERKKGLTLAESQRRDAIRRQEAKEELERLNRRRAEREVEARLREEEELRMSRLQESAQMSEWLSKDGDFQLEQERRRAAIRIKEKRAKAIDFLALNLKYVNPPNDEEEKEEDEEEAGLEIDLDEPYNIFDNLSSDQTHELHNDIERYLGLETSEVNIDFWTNMMVVCKDRLDRIQSDKRMGVEAAAAVEADIAALLAGKSYDELSSLQRRIQEKLTSGEPVDTDYWEGLLKKLLVWKSKAKLRSLHEVVVRNRLEQLRKRQRDEALQAQEELLAGVARSAIRRHAAEPVVEMGAIEEVIPTEDIEKYDRAMSPPMIDITKLAQDEREIDILIDKEDRRALFEQRRAVAASRFVPKAAQAAPVEVENEEAAASSADLASEALYRAEAEKDLDEEEELFNLEENITNPTSYNWEDKYRPRKPRYFNRVHTGYEWNKYNQTHYDTDNPPPKVVQGYKFNIFYPDLIDKSKAPTYKIVKEPGNDETVLLHFSAGPPYEDIAFRIVNREWEFSHKR; encoded by the exons ATGGAGTCTCAAGCCATTTATCGTGCTAGACGGAAACGTGATAAATCCGAAGAGAGAAGGGCCCGTAAGGCTGAGAAACGACGTAtaaaggaagaggaagaagctcGACGTGTTGCTGAGCTTAGTATATATAGCGCGACCGACAACCCATTCCACGACGTAAATCTTGACCAACAATTCAATTGGCATAAAAAGAACGAAATGGAACGCAAGAAAGGCCTCACTTTGGCTGAATCCCAGAGGAGGGATGCTATACGGAGACAAGAGGCGAAAGAAGAGCTCGAGCGGCTAAACAGACGCCGTGCTGAGAGGGAAGTGGAAGCAAGGctgagggaggaagaggaactAAGGATGTCGAGGCTCCAAGAATCAGCACAAATGTCTGAATGGCTATCCAAAGACGGAGACTTCCAGTTGGAacaggaaagaagaagagcagCTATTcgaataaaagaaaagagggcGAAAGCCATTGATTTTCTAGCGTTAAATTTGAAGTATGTCAATCCTCCGAatgacgaggaagagaaggaagaggatgaagaggaagccGGCCTTGAGATCGATCTCGACGAGCCATATaacatttttgat AATTTATCATCTGATCAAACTCACGAATTACACAACGATATTGAACGTTACCTTGGTTTGGAAACATCTGAAGTTAATATTGACTTCTGGACG AATATGATGGTGGTTTGCAAGGACCGTTTGGACCGTATCCAATCCGATAAACGCATGGGTGTTGAAGCTGCCGCCGCCGTGGAAGCTGATATAGCAGCATTGCTAGCCGGAAAGTCCTATGACGAACTGTCATCTTTACAACGACGTATCCAGGAAAAGCTTACAAGCGGAGAACCTGTCGATACCGACTATTGGGAGGGCTTATTGAAAAAGCTATTAGTTTGGAAGTCAAAG GCAAAACTTAGAAGTCTACACGAAGTTGTAGTTCGCAATAGGCTCGAACAATTGAGAAAACGCCAACGCGACGAAGCTTTACAGGCTCAAGAAGAACTTCTTGCTGGTGTCGCACGTTCTGCAATTCGAAGACATGCTGCTGAGCCTGTTGTCGAGATGGGAGCTATTGAAGAAGTGATACCTACGGAAGATATTGAAAAGTACGACCGCGCGATGAGCCCTCCCATGATAGATATAACCAAGTTGGCGCAAGACGAGCGGGAGATCGACATTTTGATTGATAAAGAGGACCGCCGAGCATTG TTTGAGCAACGTAGAGCTGTTGCTGCTTCCCGCTTCGTTCCCAAAGCTGCTCAGGCTGCTCCTGTCGAAGTTGAAAACGAAGAAGCAGCCGCAAGTAGCGCAGACCTCGCGTCGGAAGCCCTCTACAGGGCAGAAGCAGAGAAAGatcttgatgaagaggaagaattGTTCAATTTAGAGGAAAACATCACTAATCCAACAAGTTACAACTGGGAAGATAAATATCGGCCTCGAAAACCAAGGTACTTCAATCGCGTTCACACTGGTTATGAGTGGAACAAGTACAATCAGACACATTACGA CACCGATAACCCCCCACCAAAAGTTGTTCAAGGATACAAG TTTAACATATTCTATCCTGACCTCATTGACAAATCGAAGGCGCCTACATACAAAATTGTCAAAGAGCCAGGCAATGACGAAACCGTACTATTACATTTTAGTGCAGGGCCTCCTTACGAAGATATCGCATTCCGCATTGTTAACCGTGAATGGGAATTCTCGCATAAACGGTAA
- a CDS encoding Striatin-interacting protein 1-like protein (Striatin-interacting protein 1 homolog) has translation MNISLQDANGNMNQPSSADSITLGQLKAMVGTAQKPKQSLFDFKYDDEDTVMNEIEEFYSYIEMLQVAENMKSWEGSFPDGTRRAHVEYLLESLEHRDTEIRFTNARRLFYVLQGTFGETVSPEHQLHWIFENCKVVRAANGVSSIVEALKIAGRKHDLLCNITDAQAAHLHVSLQDRADLTEDVLTEVSVYLGMLYHLIEVFKGHDDFADELMSLDPPLPVYLFNVVSNLRDKTPKGYPIKKLLLVLWKTLLTCWGGVRDHARVKKLARELAGLPPITENSKIIPKPSAVHTLTANAAAKIKSSPIDIELFHSETSVKYPTFQPPAVPQSSIIDAPIAKQVNVSQLTSKLAKAYTPIPVRHHYHHHDENDVSHGGHPQGMPPQFHPHHPGQQQGPNNGYRHVPQPATPAPSPPPSPKPKKQQYQTDQTRPFLFPFSRAQAGKEVRLVPFAIDEADRLYNRHMYVSLSLAQMWRTREDCMTVESGLDRMPGADAEFKSSTFNPDESETAEPLPDLALLDQKIQEAIEAMENAQSSADKRKARERKEDLMRLKRVEQIYSAILPVLSGWVLILLKLLLATVSASSNMQNPQSSTSSVFPPTGMSPQEQPPTTLPTLDDIDVTRHREITSKAVSAILLLVLKWFKVSHVMKFHHLGQHLLDTNCLLLILKMFGLQEVTNSVVSKADSPENNFFRYCLTNLSKNPQPIRPEDDMYRAPKQNIRKTTILPSGEQREEEIELITEYSWRNFFSTINFAKIMQKLSKGRSHRIWMLVQYKSSAVLKRVLRVNHPLLQLHVLKLIKSQVPFCGRKWRQSNMKVITSIYLNCRPDLRDEWLAGVEPDDAGDAQAQEQALRHLVKFYNTKRYGPAAMAGQQSPIHRRTGSMSQMEGLHADPALSSLIRPLGTPNVVDSDVFPPVRSRAPDQSLFLPFIPEDIAFEEEYEEYLSDLGWSEEQTAASMESGSGGTSAWHRLPNFVTEFGDGISDSESVVSIGDLGDESRLDPTREDRETVDENVNNWEHMSPKTMAALPKSPAGGRRSSSGTGLRPVLPFALDEGDGSAVEEEEEESEGGHLGRERPSGEFPAGASVDEVEYAYGIQTSQAMAQPPQPQMQSIMQDPAQQDMAANYYPQESDLTGGLPINLDSLRDGPPGSKPFYPYSTLIRYAIKGSPNQKLLLEDIYYAIESRNSVRHNLSLNPCFEKVPRPLTDRGKGSYWTVNENVDPRTGVHRIRKKKTKGSKGRASEEPDTDYHPPEGSYDDPHGQFVASPPMQSDDSGTSRQQQQQQQQQQQPIPYAGYPPMAFDPNFPMIPGMRYPPIPGVMPPVLDEGLELDEHGNVNWRLAWLKEIGHLQQLTAEQEKAGVDPEWYRMMLFRVRGALMPPPMNPEMMHAIAAAPHMQPPQTNPSDMQQGQQQGQQ, from the exons ATGAATATTTCCTTGCAGGACGCTAATGGAAACATGAACCAGCCGTCTTCTGCAGATTCAATCACCCTCGGCCAGCTCAAGGCCATGGTAGGCACCGCTCAGAAACCAAAA CAATCTTTATTCGACTTCAAgtatgacgacgaggacacCGTCATGAACGAGATCGAGGAGTTCTACTCTTACATAGAGATGCTGCAGGTCGCCGAGAACATGAAATCATGGGAGGGCTCCTTCCCTGACGGCAC AAGACGCGCACATGTCGAGTATCTCCTTGAGAGCTTGGAGCATCGCGACACCGAGATCCGTTTCACCAATGCCCGTCGATTGTTCTATGTCCTCCAAG GGACTTTTGGCGAGACCGTATCCCCGGAGCACCAATTGCATTGGATATTTGAAAACTGCAAGGTAGTCCGTGCCGCCAACGGCGTTAGCAGCATCGTAGAAGCGCTTAAAATTGCAGGCCGCAAACACGATCTACTATG CAATATCACCGATGCACAGGCGGCACACCTGCATGTGTCGCTACAAGACCGCGCTGACCTTACGGAAGACGTGTTGACCGAAGTCTCCGTATACTTGGGAATGCTCTATCATCTGATTGAGGTATTCAAAGGCCACGATGACTTTGCGGATGAGTTAA TGAGCTTGGATCCACCACTTCCGGTATACCTTTTCAATGTCGTCTCCAATCTACGAGACAAAACACCCAAAGGATACCCTATCAAAAAA CTTCTTTTAGTTTTGTGGAAAACACTTTTGACATGCTGGGGTGGTGTACGCGATCATGCTCGCGTCAAAAAGCTAGCGCGTGAATTAGCAGGTTTGCCACCTATCACAGAAAACAGTAAGATCATTCCAAAACCTAGTGCCGTCCACACGCTGACAGCAAATGCAGCTGCCAAAATCAAATCCTCTCCAATCGACATTGAATTATTCCACTCCGAGACCTCGGTCAAATATCCCACATTTCAGCCTCCCGCCGTACCGCAGTCTTCCATCATCGATGCGCCGATCGCGAAACAGGTCAATGTATCCCAACTAACAAGCAAACTTGCAAAAGCATACACCCCTATCCCCGTGCGGCATCACTATCACCACCACGACGAGAACGATGTGTCGCACGGCGGACATCCGCAGGGCATGCCGCCGCAGttccacccccaccacccGGGGCAGCAGCAGGGCCCTAATAATGGGTATCGCCACGTCCCGCAGCCCGCGACTCCCGCACCATCGCCGCCGCCCTCACCGAAGCCTAAGAAGCAGCAATACCAGACGGACCAGACGCGTCCCTTCCTGTTCCCGTTCTCGCGCGCGCAGGCGGGGAAGGAGGTACGGCTTGTCCCATTTGCCATCGACGAGGCGGATAGACTGTATAATCGGCATATGTATGTCAGCTTGTCGCTTGCGCAGATGTGGAGGACGAGGGAGGATTGTATGACGGTGGAGAGTGGACTGGATCGGATGCCTGGCGCTGATGCAGAGTTTAAGAGTTCGACTTTTAACCCGGATGAGTCAGAGACGGCTGAGCCTCTACCTGACCTCGCGCTTTTGGATCAAAAAATCCAAGAGGCGATTGAAGCTATGGAAAACGCGCAATCGAGCGCGGACAAACGAAAAgcgagagaaagaaaagaggatCTTATGAGACTTAAGCGCGTTGAACAGATATAT AGTGCTATCCTTCCTGTGCTCTCGGGATGGGTTCTCATTTTGCTCAAGTTGCTTTTGGCGACAGTGTCTGCTAGCTCCAATATGCAGAACCCTCAatcatcgacatcatccGTCTTCCCTCCTACAGGAATGTCGC CGCAAGAACAACCTCCCACTACTTTGCCGACCCTCGACGATATTGATGTCACCCGTCATCGCGAAATTACATCGAAAGCCGTTTCAGCCATATTGTTGCTGGTTCTCAAATGGTTCAAAGTTTCTC ACGTAATGAAGTTCCACCATCTAGGACAACACCTTCTCGATACAAACTGCCTGCTATTAATCCTGAAGATGTTTGGCTTGCAGGAGGTGACCAACTCCGTGGTGTCCAAGGCCGATTCTCCTGAAAACAA CTTTTTCCGATACTGCTTGACGAACCTGTCCAAGAACCCGCAGCCGATCCGGCCCGAAGACGACATGTACCGCGCACCGAAGCAGAACATCCGCAAGACGACGATACTGCCAAGCGGGGAGCAGCGGGAAGAGGAGATTGAGCTTATCACAGAGTATTCATGGCGCAACTTTTTCTCGACGATTAATTTTGCAAAGATTATGCAGAAGCTGTCCAAGGGCAGGTCACACAGGATCTGGATGCTGGTGCAATACAAGAGCTCT GCCGTGCTCAAACGCGTTTTGAGAGTGAACCATCCATTGCTGCAACTTCATGTACTCAAATTGATCAAGAGTCAAGTGCCGTTCTGTGGCAGAAAATGGAGGCAAT CTAACATGAAGGTCATTACCTCGATATATCTCAACTGCCGACCTGATCTGAGAGACGAGTGGCTTGCGGGAGTGGAACCCGATGATGCTGGAGATGCGCAG GCACAAGAGCAAGCGCTTCGACATTTGGTCAAGTTTT ATAACACGAAGCGATATGGACCGGCAGCGATGGCGGGACAACAGAGCCCGATCCACCGACGGACAGGAAGCATGTCGCAGATGGAGGGCCTGCACGCGGACCCTGCACTGTCGAGCCTGATCCGTCCGCTGGGGACGCCGAATGTGGTGGACTCGGACGTATTCCCGCCTGTGCGGTCGCGTGCGCCAGACCAGTCGCTGTTCCTGCCATTCATCCCCGAAGACATTGCGTTTGAGGAAGAGTACGAAGAGTACCTTTCTGACCTCGGGTGGTCGGAGGAGCAGACGGCTGCGTCGATGGAGAGTGGGAGCGGAGGTACATCTGCATGGCACCGACTGCCAAACTTTGTGACAGAGTTTGGGGATGGGATCAGCGACAGCGAGAGTGTGGTGTCGATTGGGGACCTGGGAGACGAAAGCCGCCTGGATCCGACCAGAGAGGACCGGGAGACGGTCGACGAGAATGTGAACAACTGGGAG CACATGAGCCCGAAGACGATGGCTGCGCTGCCCAAGTCGCCCGCAGGAGGACGGCGGTCGAGCTCTGGGACTGGGCTGCGACCTGTGCTGCCGTTTGCGCTGGACGAGGGCGATGGGAGtgcggtggaggaggaggaggaagaaagcgAAGGGGGCCACCTGGGACGAGAGCGGCCGTCGGGCGAGTTTCCAGCAGGGGCGAGTGTGGACGAGGTGGAATACGCATACGG AATACAAACAAGTCAAGCCATGGCTCAGCCGCCTCAGCCGCAGATGCAGTCCATCATGCAGGATCCCGCCCAGCAGGACATGGCTGCCAACTACTATCCCCAGGAGAGCGATCTCACTGGTGGTCTCCCTATCAACCTCGACTCTCTCAGGGACGGGCCCCCTGGCAGCAAACCCTTTTATCCCTATTCTACCCTCATTCG CTATGCCATCAAAGGCTCTCCCAATCAAAAGCTGCTCCTAGAAGACATTTACTATGCCATCGAGTCTCGG AACTCGGTCCGCCACAATCTCTCCCTCAATCCATGCTTTGAAAAGGTTCCCCGTCCTCTTACTGACCGCGGCAAGGGCTCCTACTGGACCGTAAACGAGAATGTAGACCCCCGCACAGGCGTACATCGCATTCgcaagaaaaagacaaaggGCTCAAAGGGCCGTGCCTCGGAGGAGCCCGATACAGACTACCATCCCCCAGAGGGAAGCTACGACGACCCCCATGGCCAGTTTGTAGCTTCCCCGCCCATGCAATCAGACGATTCAGGCACAAGTcgtcagcagcagcagcaacagcagcaacaacaacagccaATACCTTATGCCGGTTATCC TCCTATGGCCTTTGACCCCAACTTTCCCATGATCCCCGGCATGCGGTACCCTCCAATCCCAGGCGTCATGCCCCCAGTCCTCGACGAAGGTCTAGAGCTCGACGAGCACGGCAATGTCAACTGGCGGCTAGCCTGGCTCAAAGAGATCGGCCATCTCCAACAGCTAACGGCAGAGCAGGAAAAGGCGGGCGTCGATCCAGAGTGGTATCGCATGATGCTCTTCAGGGTCCGCGGCGCACTCATGCCTCCCCCCATGAATCCGGAGATGATGCATGCCATCGCTGCCGCCCCACACATGCAGCCGCCACAGACAAATCCCTCAGATATGCAGCAAGGACAGCAGCAAGGACAGCAATAA